A stretch of the Chlamydia pecorum E58 genome encodes the following:
- a CDS encoding AMP nucleosidase translates to MQIAQETLERYSGSEVSAFCQYLLLTNFSYYIQTFAEIHQVPISEGSMFSAAHAPQVNTSILNFKLGSPGAALTVDLCSFLPEVKAALMLGMCGGLRSHYQVGDYFVPIASIRGEGTSDAYFAPEVPALANFMVQRTTTEVLERNKANFHIGISHTTNIRFWEFNKEFRKKLYEAKVQSAEMECATLFSAGYRRNLPIGALLLISDLPLRKEGIKTKASSNFVLKTYTKDHILTGLQVIAELEKAPKNRSKHHRDLPHMELGEADDTMAKGSATSDADY, encoded by the coding sequence ATGCAAATCGCTCAAGAAACTCTCGAGCGCTACTCAGGATCTGAGGTTTCTGCTTTCTGCCAGTACTTGCTGCTAACAAATTTTTCCTACTACATCCAAACCTTCGCAGAAATCCACCAAGTCCCCATTTCAGAAGGCTCGATGTTTTCTGCTGCCCATGCTCCTCAAGTAAATACCTCTATTCTTAACTTTAAATTAGGCTCTCCAGGAGCTGCACTTACTGTTGATCTCTGCTCTTTCCTCCCAGAAGTCAAGGCTGCCCTTATGTTAGGAATGTGTGGAGGGTTACGTTCCCATTATCAAGTTGGGGATTACTTTGTTCCTATTGCTAGCATTCGAGGGGAAGGGACATCAGATGCATACTTTGCTCCAGAAGTTCCCGCTCTAGCCAACTTCATGGTGCAAAGGACAACCACAGAAGTTCTCGAAAGAAATAAAGCAAATTTTCATATTGGGATTTCCCACACGACAAACATCCGCTTTTGGGAATTTAACAAAGAATTTCGAAAAAAGCTGTATGAAGCAAAAGTCCAATCTGCAGAAATGGAGTGTGCGACGCTTTTCTCTGCAGGCTATCGCAGAAACCTCCCAATTGGAGCGCTTTTACTGATTTCAGACCTTCCTTTAAGGAAAGAGGGGATAAAAACGAAAGCCAGCAGCAATTTTGTTTTGAAAACCTATACTAAGGACCACATCCTTACTGGGCTTCAGGTGATTGCAGAACTCGAAAAGGCTCCTAAAAATCGCTCTAAACACCATAGAGACCTCCCCCATATGGAGCTAGGAGAGGCAGATGACACCATGGCGAAAGGCTCTGCAACTTCTGATGCAGATTATTGA
- the tkt gene encoding transketolase, producing MFAKECNLELLEKIAGAIKQLSIEAIQKAASGHPGLPLGCAELAAYLYSYVLRHNPRDPQWINRDRFVLSAGHGSAMLYACLHLSGFNVSLEEIQQFRQLHSRTPGHPEYRETEGVEATTGPLGQGVGNAVGMALAGKMLAARFNRPEHEIFNSKVYCLAGDGCMMEGVSHEACSLAGSLCLDNLVVIYDYNDVVLDGNLREVSVEDTRKRFEAYNWEVKEIDGYDFPQMHEVFSEIQCNQERPVLIIAHTIIGHGSPKEGSSAAHGSPLGAEGVAQTKQFWCLSEEKFYVPPAVKAFFSQKGHEEKKAQEKWLDDFRVWSKQFPQLHEDFLALTTHKSSSDIEDLLRSISMPEYISGRAASNKIIQFLAQYLPYIIGGSADLSSSDGTWIRDAGVIQSHDFTGRNIKYGVREFGMGAIMNGFAYHKVFTPFGGTFLVFSDYMRNAIRLAALSKLPVIYHLTHDSIFLGEDGPTHQPIEQLMSLRAIPGLQVIRPADANEVKGAWQAALRFQGPTAIVLSRQNLPTLSYTDRHFKEGVGRGAYILKDTEGTPDYTLFATGSEVSLALSVMKELELLDKHVRVISFPCWEIFEEQDAAYKEKILGGDLGIRVSIEAGSALGWYKYIGSSGIAIAMDQFGVSAAPEDAAEACGFTTELILQRILSQ from the coding sequence ATGTTCGCTAAAGAGTGTAACTTAGAACTTTTAGAAAAAATTGCAGGAGCCATTAAGCAGCTCAGTATAGAAGCGATTCAGAAAGCTGCTTCTGGTCATCCAGGGTTGCCATTAGGATGTGCTGAGCTCGCAGCATATTTGTATAGCTATGTTTTGAGACACAATCCTCGAGATCCTCAATGGATAAATAGGGACCGCTTTGTTCTTTCTGCTGGACATGGTTCCGCAATGTTGTATGCATGTTTGCATCTTTCAGGGTTTAATGTTTCTTTAGAGGAGATACAACAGTTTCGACAGTTGCATTCTCGAACTCCTGGCCATCCAGAATATCGTGAAACAGAAGGCGTTGAAGCGACAACAGGCCCTTTAGGTCAGGGAGTGGGAAATGCTGTGGGCATGGCTTTAGCGGGAAAAATGTTGGCCGCTAGGTTTAATCGTCCTGAGCATGAAATTTTTAATAGTAAGGTGTACTGTTTAGCTGGGGATGGCTGCATGATGGAGGGCGTGAGCCATGAGGCTTGTAGTTTGGCCGGCTCTTTATGCTTGGATAACCTTGTGGTAATCTATGATTATAATGATGTCGTTTTAGATGGCAATTTACGAGAAGTTAGTGTTGAAGATACAAGAAAGCGTTTTGAAGCATACAACTGGGAAGTGAAAGAAATCGATGGGTATGACTTTCCCCAAATGCATGAGGTCTTTTCAGAAATTCAATGCAATCAAGAGCGCCCTGTATTGATCATTGCCCACACAATTATAGGACACGGCTCTCCAAAAGAAGGGAGTTCCGCGGCTCATGGCTCTCCTTTAGGTGCTGAAGGTGTGGCACAAACAAAACAGTTTTGGTGCCTCTCCGAAGAGAAGTTTTATGTTCCTCCTGCAGTAAAGGCCTTTTTTTCTCAAAAAGGTCATGAAGAGAAAAAAGCCCAGGAAAAATGGCTAGATGATTTTCGTGTCTGGTCTAAGCAGTTTCCTCAATTACATGAGGATTTTCTTGCGTTAACAACTCATAAGTCCTCTAGTGATATAGAAGATTTATTGCGAAGCATAAGCATGCCAGAATACATTTCTGGAAGGGCAGCTTCCAACAAAATTATTCAATTTTTAGCTCAATATTTACCCTATATAATCGGTGGATCAGCAGATCTGTCTAGTTCTGATGGCACTTGGATCCGGGATGCTGGAGTGATTCAAAGTCATGATTTCACAGGAAGAAATATTAAATATGGTGTGCGCGAGTTTGGAATGGGAGCAATTATGAATGGCTTTGCCTATCATAAAGTTTTCACTCCTTTTGGCGGTACCTTCCTTGTTTTTTCTGATTATATGCGTAATGCAATTCGTTTAGCAGCATTGTCGAAACTCCCTGTGATCTATCATCTCACTCATGATTCTATTTTCTTAGGTGAGGATGGACCCACACATCAGCCCATCGAACAGCTAATGTCTTTACGAGCCATCCCTGGACTGCAGGTAATTCGTCCTGCAGATGCTAATGAAGTTAAAGGAGCTTGGCAAGCAGCATTGCGGTTTCAGGGGCCAACAGCGATTGTGTTGTCGCGTCAGAATCTCCCGACGTTGTCCTATACAGATCGTCATTTTAAAGAGGGCGTAGGGAGAGGAGCATATATTTTAAAAGATACAGAGGGAACACCTGATTATACCTTGTTTGCAACAGGATCTGAAGTTTCTTTAGCACTTTCTGTAATGAAGGAGTTAGAGCTTTTAGATAAGCATGTGCGTGTGATTTCTTTCCCTTGTTGGGAGATCTTTGAAGAACAAGATGCCGCGTATAAGGAAAAAATCCTCGGGGGAGACTTAGGCATCCGGGTGTCTATAGAAGCTGGTTCTGCGTTAGGCTGGTATAAGTATATTGGCTCTTCTGGGATTGCCATTGCTATGGATCAATTTGGGGTTTCTGCTGCTCCAGAGGATGCTGCTGAAGCATGTGGGTTTACCACAGAATTGATCTTACAAAGAATCCTTTCTCAATAA